The genomic DNA ATGTCATGTTCGATCTAGCTTTATGgataaaaattatgttttacgtatataaaagaaagaaaaaagagagagagtgcgcgagagagagagagagtaaaaattaatcgtgtcaaatatttattcaatattcctatattatttgtacatttcatattttctacaAAGCTCCTACCCTgtttatataatttgtatacATTAAATTTATTGGAATGTAGGCACATAATAAGGAATACAATTTTCGttatgagtttaataaattttaaaccaTTAAATGATACAttagataaagaaaaaatgtgtgtatatatattatatttatatatacacacgtatATAAATAAGTCCTGTTGTAACTTCcattttaatttgtactttaaatattttgattaataatacgtaaatataatttttgtaattatgtCTAACTTAATTACAAAGGCTATGTGTTGAAATGTAGTTAATGTTAGCAAAGAGCCCCAATAAAACTATGTTTAGTTCGTATTACGAGCAACTTACAATAAcaaaagtatatgttataataCTTGAGCattaaaaacaattaacgaacttataaaattataactctatagaaataattatacacgataactttttctattataaaaagatttcaagaagaagtttatttctttcgtctatacatatatatatatattcttgaATAGACgaaaattcgaatatttattcaattaaGAGCATAAGATTGTAAATTCTTCAAGCAAAGTGaaattatcttcttttctaattttcttttttccaaacATTCGCTGATATAGTACTAACTTGTGTGATaagttgtaaattattttgaagcTAATTTATATCTTTGAAAAAATATGTCTGTGTGTGTGGCATATGTTTATCAAAAAGCTTTGAATTTGAGTTTTTATTCTTGTCATTGTTGCTATTATTACTGCAATTACCACTACTATTATGGCTGCTACTATTACTGATataatcattattattttccttttttatggTAATATATTCGGAGCACGTTATTATTGCGAAAGTATATGAgattagaattttaattttttttcactAAAGAATATGTAGTGTTTGATTGgcacaattttaaaatttaattaagacTTAAATGTCATAAAAATCATTTCAATCCTACTTGAATGTATACACGTACATTATGTATGATTGAACAAggataaaaagaaacgatttatatatcaatataaaattacaattaaactCTCGGCATCAAGCAAAATTGTAATATGATTTAAATAtagtaacaaaaataataacaaaatagcaataattttcaaacataaCGAAACATTAAAACTATTTCATAGTAATGGAACCAATAtgttatttgtaaatatataagataatgaatattGATATTTCATCCATATTTACTAAGTAATAaaagttttaaattatataacaatatttacATCTTTATTTGAAACtaaaaacagaataaaatataattactatAAGCAAAAATGCATTCTTGTTGCATTGATatctattataatatttatcacCTGAAATAATTTCATGAATCACTTTAAGTGATGAGCAAAATacttttgaaaatatacaattgaAATTGCTTCAAAAGTTTTAGATATCCTAACATCATAATGAATATGAAAACAACATGTTTTCATAAAATCCATAAATCAATTTAGGTCAAAAACCAGGTTCTAATCGTACAGATAACACATTATTTAACATTTCTCGAATTTCTGCCATTTCTCTCCTGCTCTTTGTTACCATAGtttccaaatttttattttcttgaataattttctccattttcttccaatattttttagtACCAGAATGACAGCAACAGGTTGTTTTTTCGCCTTTATCTGTACACACTTGTTCTACAAGCTTGGTTTCCTCAACATAGTATTCATTCTTATTTCCCTGTTTATTTTTACTTAAACTATCTTCTGCTGATTTATACATTCCTTCAAGTAACTTCTCTGCACATTCATTTACGTCATAATttttagtttcattttttaatcttgGAAATTTCGTGGAAACGCTTTCTTGGTTACAAACTTcatgtacatttttatttgtgttaCATTTCATTCCCATGCATTGCGCCGTATCAGACTGGCTGAAATTTACATTGCAATAGTTTACCGCATCTGTATCGCTTATTCTAGACTGTCGCTTCAAAGTTTTTCTCCTTCGAGCAAGTACAGTATCGTCAACATGCTCAGTAGTTTGCACAAAGCCATCGCTGTGTCTTCGTTTATTTACCATTGATATTTTTCCGTCTTTCATATCATAAAATCCATCACTGGCCCTTCGAATATCAGATACATTTTCTGAAACTGTGTTTGGAAAAATATCATCTTTGTAGTcagtatttttattcaaattttcattttgcTGGTCTTCGCTTTCTTCAAAAACTTTTACTGATAAAGAAACATCGGTGTCATTAAGTTCCGTACTgtcgttaaaaaataatcgttttggtaatatttttttctggATAGGTGTTTGCTCATATacttcattattattatcagcTAAATCATTAGATACTTCTGAATTTTCTACGGCGTTAGAATCATTGCTTGGAATACTTTCGAACGACCTTTTTTCGTTAGAAGGATCAATTTCGATTAGATCACCATCATGACCAAATGCAAATGATTTTTGTCCTGAAAATGTTCAATGTTCAATACTACAAATAaaaaacgtatataaaatacaattcttACCAATAATCATACGTTTATTACGCATGTCGGGACTTTTTGAACGTGGTCGTTCCAAAAATTGTCTGCTATCAGGAGACAACACAGAAAGTGTACCACCACAATGTAGAGGACTGTATTGTTCATACGAATTATACATTGCATATGGATCGTGTTCATGACTCTCATGCTCTCGTAAACGCTGCATAATCTTTTGCACAATTTCCGATGGCGCTACATACGGTGAGCCTATCACATAAGGAGAATAATGATTTCACATCCCTTAGTAATTAAATATCATTatacattaataataaataaatatagtacAATACTAAAAGTAGCTGTAAACAAGAAGCAATGacaatttatgaaaatacaaCACAGTACGCaaattataaaaactatgcaactttatttttctttattaaacaTACTACCAGTCTAAATACTTGATGATCAATTTGTCATATTTAAGAAATGCCCTGCAAACTAAATAAATGATTATAATCACACCACATCTATAATACAAAAACAATTACATACTTATTTCAGGCATTAGATATTTTCACAATGGTAATATAACTATTTCATGCAAATTCTGTTTCCTTGCTATATATGATAAAAACAAACATATTTTAAACACACTCATAAATGTAAATAGTTTAAAACACATCAAGACAAATATTTTGCTTGTACTGAAAAGTAATTCTTTTATTGctttaaacaaaaattgtttaagaatcaagaaaatttcagaaaaaatCTAACTGCCACAAAACTTACAAAATTAATTGGTCCAGAATGTCTGCGATGTGGATGAAGTCTAGACACAGATAATGTGTCATCGCTTCCTATAACATTACTATTTGTGTAacacaaatttatttttaacataattaataatttaactataaaatttatttaaactgTCCCACATTAAGGTGCAACAACTTTTgaattactatttatttttctcttaatTCCATTACATGTTTCTATTAAGTGTCAGTTTTTGATAAGCAGCTCACCTGTCAAACCTCTATATCCGAGAGATACAGAATCAAAGGATTCACTAGTTTCCTGTTGTTGTTTCATAAAATCATTAATAGCTATGCCTTTTAATTTCGATGGCTGAAGAAATCTTTTCGGTATACGAGAAAAGGAACCATTTTCTTGTGGACTGCTCGAACAACCACCAAATCCAAGACCTAGCAAAATTGCTTCTGGATCTGCTTTTCTTAGCTCTAACAAGCTTTCTACACTACTACAATGACTACTATCAGATTGTAGGCTTGGATCCCGAACCAATTTATGAGGCAATGAGCTGTATGAAGTAAATATAATTGTAAGTATAATGtttttgaatttattatacatttctTGTACTATGCCTTTTATTATACCTATGTAATCCTGTTGTATTATTTGATGTTGTATTAGGAACATTAATAGGTGCAGACACTGTCATAGTTAATTGTTTTGTTCTCATAGAATATGGAATGTCCTTAGGCTCTGTTAGTGCCAATGAAATATTAGGTTTCTTACTGCTTGATTCTCCTTGATTATcatttttcattgaaaaattagACTTTATAGGTGATGGTATTGAATCTATCCATTGCTGAACAGGTCCAGTTTGACGTCTCATCTCCCAAATTCCACGTAACCAATCCGTTACCTTTACAATTGTTTCTTTCCTTGtgttttcttataaaatatagatacataataaaattataaaagtattaGAAATTCAATGATGgacataatataaaatttaaaataaatttacttaTGATAGAATTAACTgtaaattgaattaatattagCCACCGTAAAATGCAAGAAGTTTGTTGTATATGTGTAAAATTCAATGACATCCATATGTTgcacaataaatattaaaaacaatttctttaaaaggatttaaacgataattttaatagttaatgataatttaaatatttagatgCAGCGTATATGCACAcgaaaatgttataaaataacaaacgatTTATTTTCCTCGACAATATGTACCTGGATCCATATCCTTTAAGCAGCGTAAACAGTATATAaatagtatataataatagtatataaAAAGTGAAAATATTCGATTGCACAGATACGCATTAACTagtcattatttttatatgtatatgattgcgaaataataattttaataatgcgTATTGATAAACTATAAAACCTATAGgtgtaaaatattacaaaccAACACTTACCTTAAATTTAAGAGAAATACAAGAATAAAGAAGACATTTCTCTTCTAATCAAATCGTATTTAAACACATGTTTGAAGAATCTCTATTCATTGAATGATTTGTGTCCCGCGGAGCGATTGAGAATAGAACAGCCACTTGTTAACCACTCTAACAGGGTTTCAGGGCCGTCTAATGCAgtggtacttttataaattttaacatttaagTAAGTAAATATAACTAATTGTCATACATCTAGCTTTTAtgcttttattaaataacaattgtattatatataaatttaatttgacatttataatcataaatattatgtatattaatattcgATCGCAACACTGCGTATAAACAGATTGGTACATGAAGTAAGCGAtgttataaaagaaatatatacatgTCAAGTAAAACAACCAGTATTGAgtaaattattatgttatagCAAGTACTTTCAGAtggtataatatttatttgagtAAAAACAAATTAGTTTGCGCGCATGTGCACATATATTctcatatatatgtatatgtacatatgtgtatatatagtTTCTTATAGATGTACACATTGAGTGACAATGACAAAATAACAAGTAACCTTTGAATTAGGGAGATCAGTTTAACGTGcgtgtacatatatttacacAATTTATTGTActggaaaatattttgaagttTTGTAAATGTCATCtcatagaaagaaaaatagaaaacgaataCTAACAAGACGACCGCGACATGTAATtgggaaagaagaaaaatatcgtcAAGAAAGGGATAAGTCGGATAAGGAAGATGAAGTATCAGGTTAGAATAAAGTAGTTTGGTTATATACAGATTCATAAGAAACTCCGAGATAGACCCGACTGTTTTAATTTccagagaaagaagaagaagaatggTCCCTTCCTTTTCCCGTCGCTATGTGGGATCTCGAACACTGCGACCCTAAAAAATGTTCCGGTAAAAAATTGGTTAGACATGGCttagtaaaaatattaaggTTAGGAGCTCGATTCTCAGGATTAGTTCTTACTCCAATTGGTGAAAaggtataaaaaatatctttgttGCAATATAGAAGATAAATTGACTTCTAATACTCGAAATTGGAATATCATGTTGCAGTGTGTGAGTCCCACAGATCGCGATATCATACAAGATTATGGTTGTGCGGTCGTCGACTGCAGTTGGGCACGTTTGGACGATACTCCATTTAATAGAATGAAAACTCCCAATCCTCGTCTTTTACCATTTCTAGTTGCTGCGAATCCGATAAATTATGGCAGACCATGTCAATTAAGTTGTGTAGAAGCTATAGCTGCTACTTTGATTATAACAGGTTTTCCCGAAGAAGCAAATTTTTTTCTTGGAAAATTCTCCTGGGGCCACTCGTTTTTACAATTGAATGGcgaattattaaagaaatattcgcTTTGTACAAATGcaaaagaaattatatctGTCCAAGAAAAATTTCTCATAGATGCAAGGAAAGAAAAGTTAAACAGACATGGTAATTCTTGTAATCTTTTTGATTATTAACCTATCACTTCTTATTAATgtgtatttataatttgtgTTTATTCAATAGTTGTGTCAGATTTTCCACCAACCGATTCGGAAActgaagaggaagaagaagaagaagaagaagtaggggaaaaagaagaggaagggaaagaagaaactgtacctgtaaatattatttccaaAATAGACGAGCTAGTAAAGGACACgaaaatagtataaaaatgACTCAAATACAgttgtatatacatatgtattttctttatataataaaaacatattGGTTATGACACAcgtttgtaaaatttcacctTTACAGATAGCTAACAAAAAATAACCAATCGATATATTCCTTGTAACTACTAAAAGTAaccgaaagaaagaaaataaatcaaacGAGATGACAAATCGAAATGAATAACGCGTGAATGTCAAACTTCTTCAAGACAAAATTGCGCATGCGTAacatatacattttaaaatgGCCGAACGTGTGGTTCAGAGTTGTTCAGAGTGCATTGGTTTGTCATGTCAGTTGCACAGCTGATACCAAAGTGACGTCAGTAAAACAAAGCCATGCGCGGTCGATCGCAGCCGCGAAGTAAACCGAGCAGACCGAACTGTCTTGTGAGCAAACATTGAGCGTCCGTGGTCCAGTGAGGTGCGTTCCTTAATATATTTGATCGTTAGTCGAAGGATCGCTCGTGGTTTGCACACGTAAGCAGAGCAAGCATCTCGCACAATTATATATCTTGCGAACGATGCCATTCATATCGAAGGATTGGCGCAGTCCTGGCGAAGAATGGGTAAAAACTGTCGAAGGttgggaaaagaagaaaatcctCGAATGCGCCAACAATAAAACACTTTCTCTTTTACTTCGGTGAGTACTGCCATCACTGATTCTTATCCTTTcccttttgtttttttttcattctcgCTGAGaatgtattttttctttgcAAATAATACCAAAGAAACACAACCAATCGTTTCTATCCGAATCTTCCATCTGTCTCACAGCTGTTACATCGATCGAATGACAGTTCTCAGTTTGTTTACTCTTGCAAACTTGACATACACTAGTAGCTGTGTGTCTATCGCTAAATAGCCACCAAAATTAAGTTAATATGAATGGAATTAATAAATAAGAGAAAGAGATACCACgtgaaaatagaatttttccattttttaagaaatgcttatatattatactgaATACTAGTTATCGCACGCGCTTTTTTAGTTATGGAGTTACAATTCTTAACTTTTAAACATTACTTTATGATACGATTGATTCCTGTTTAATACATATCGTTTTCGATCTGCGTATCACATTTTTATCGCGATTTCCATTAATTCAATGTTTCATAAGTACCCTTCCTTGATTTGTTAGAGAAGTTTCTATCTTGTCTTATTCATTTTATATCGGTATAAACAGAAGCCCAAAAATAGCCTATCCATGTTGTTCTTCATGCATTCTTGGTTCATTCTAAAACAGCACGATTTTCTTTgcataagaaaaagaaaaaaatactttataatatatatatataatttcgagcgtatctttttattatgtcttgttcattttttacaataataaagGATTGAATTTTCTACttaataatatgtatttctTACTCCTTATTCACTATATTGCATACGCAGAAATGCGCGTGCGTGTGTACGTGTGTGTGCCTAACCGTTGTAGTGCATAGTGCACGCTCTGAACGTCTTCCCTCTTTGCTTGccgtatgtacgtatatacttCGTACGATACGATGAGTTTGGACTTGGACGCGTCTCGCGTTCATACTGGAACTAAGTCGGTGTCGCGAGACCGTGAAAGCTTATGGCAAAGCGTACaacaaagagagagaaagagagagagaaagctgCATCGTGCATAGTCACGCTTTCGCGCGCttcacaaaaaaagaaaataattctctttttTCGTATAAAATCTTGGTTTTCTGCCATAAAACATGTTCGTTATCAAAGACGTTGCCTTGATGAAGTTTTATGCAGTCCAGTGTAAAGCATAGCAGAAAAACTATTATTTGCTTTACGAAATTTGTCGAACGTTGAGCCAGTATTTAAGTAGTTATCTTATCCTTGGATAAGAAAATTCCCGAAATAACAGAGAGAAAATCGTGTTGTCGTTCATGCATGTGTTTGAAGTAGGTTATAACCTAGCTAATACGACCTGTATCAATTCTGTAAATCTTCTTCGTCACCATGTTGTTCTGATACATTCAATTCGCGACAGTGCAATACTTTTTAACAAGTATTTTTCATTAGCATATACCTAGTGAAGCATAACAGTTCGTTTATACGATAATAGGCCATGTATTAAGGCGTGGATTTTTAGAAAGCATTGGAACAGCTACGTAAAGATCGCGAACGCATAAATATACCTGAGTATGTGTCTAGACAGAATGGTGAGATTCGAAACTTTAGATATTCTTGTACAATGTGCAATGTGCAACAAGCAACAGCAcaagtaatatttattgtatacaGGCGTAGTACTTAGTTACTACGCGATTCGTTTCACGCGCGAATGGAGCATTACCAACAGTTATATAATGTTACGGATTATTGGCGCGGGGTTTCTCTCCCCGCGACGCGTAAGCACATTACCGCAAGGTCTCCCTCGATGATCATGTTCGTCGTGAATCGACAACTGGATCATTTCACCCGTCTCGCTCGTTTCAAGATAAGGAcctatgtatttatattacgaatctttaaaagaaaatttcttgCTTGAGTTTCAATAGTATCTTTCACACCAGGCGATAGTTTGGGTAAAAAGTTGTTCACCCTGGGAACAATATAAATTGTTTTTACCGATTTTCATTTTGCGATGATCATTATGTATAgataatttgtatattcatAACGTTTGGAAAAGCACGTTGCGTTTTGACTTGAAAAATGAACCAAGTGGAAAAAAGAcacgagaaagaaattaatgaaatagaTTTTGAAGAGAAAGTCGCATTTTTCCACAGAAGTCTGATAAGTGTATCCGTTAATTTCgcattttcttattttttttctcaGTGGCTAGTATTGAacgaatttaaaagatatttaaatgataaacGGTATTTTAACACGTATCTTTTACATCTGTAAAACGACAGATCGTTACAAACTTGTTATGCGTTTGTGCTTACGTGACATGAATACATAAGTATATATactcaatatatatatattgaattCGTGAGAATCGCGTTTACGAATTGTCGAGTAATTTTAGTGTAAGGAGCAGAATTATATTAATGGTTCGTTTTTTTCGCAGCGGCGATAAGGATGTGCTCGACAAAAAGGAGAAGGATAAAAAGAAAGGTGAGCAGAATATTTGTAAAAGCTATCGAAACTGTCGATTCGTACCTTTtcaatatgtacatattcCCTTTTTTTAGCGTGTTTCATGCGCTATCAAAAACGGCTGAAAGTAGAACGTTACTCGATTGTCGATTGGAAGGCAAAGTATATGATCGTcctttgaatttttcttcggttaattcttctttttcacgTAATTTTAGAAAACGCCGTCCAGCCGCATTGCCGCATCACGCTGAAATGCACTCGTGAGGTGAGTGACTTGTTCCATCCATGCTTATATTTAACCTTAGCCTCGTGAAAGAGGAGAGAAATGGGATTTGGTCGTTAAGgttaagaaagaaagaatcgaaggaaaagaggaaaaggaaggaaaggaaagaaaaagagaaaggagaagagaagaagaaaaagaaagaggaagagaaaaagaataagAGAGAAGAgatatgaaatgaaagaaaaaaaaaataaaaggataAAGGTAGcaacgaaacgaaaataaCGGGAAAGTAAAAGAAGAACGATTGTACTCTTCTTCCATTCGATTCCAAACGGTATATTGTTAGGGTTGAATCGCGAGCATGGGCTAGGGTACGCGCACATTTAAATAAGATtaaacgaaggaaaaagaaacgattgCGACTGTGCGTTCTATTTAAATTCGTAGATCGCTGGTTTCAACGGTTTAAGCGATGCGCTGAAAAGCTTGGACTTTTTATCAGCGGTGCACGATTGCCGACGTTTTAATTACATTGTGCAACTTTTGGATCTTCTGGTCAGTCACAGGATGGGCGGTCTTAGTGGATGCGCTCAACGAGTTCTCTTCAATATGTTGGAAGAAGTCGCATTGGAAGGTAAAGATTTAAGCTACTAAATTGATCGCGATCATATTAACTCTCTTATACCTCTGTTCTTACGATATGTTCGGCAGTATCGTTGTCGCAGCAACAAACCGGAAAACTTCGTCGGTTGATCGAAAGAGTTCGGGCTTTCAGCGCGGGTTGTTGTTGGGGCGGTAGACCTTTGGGTTCTGTAGTTTTATGGGAGAAACACAAAGCCGCTCTAGAACGAATATTGCAAATTGCTTCGTCCATCACTATAACTCAGGTAGAAAAGCGTAACTAGGGTAAAGAGAGACGAGACGTTCGTTTGATCATTATTGCTGTTTTTTAGCCGGACGAGGAACAGCAGCCGCAATGGTCGGATTTGCCAGCGGAATGCCGCCGGGAGGTTCTCCTTCGACTCAGTGATCCACGAGACATAGAAGCGTCCTCGGAAGCTTGCGAACATCTAGCTGTTCTAGCACAGGAACAGAGAATCTGGCGGGAGCTTGCCCAGTATCACTTCACGCCTCAACAAATAGCCTCCACTAGACAGCATAATCCTGGAAAAGACTGGAAGACTATTTTTACTATCGCACGAAGGTACATCGTACATATAGATACTATTACatttcttaaataatacaaatattcatTTGGTATTCTTATGCTTAATCCGTTACCACCTATGTCTTGTTGTTCGCAAAATCAATGGACTTATTATGTGACTTATAGGTCGTTTGGTCTGCGAGAAGAATACGCAGAGATAATACAGTTGTGCCGCAATTGCCGCTGCCTGTTTTGGCGGTCGCTCGGACATCCCTGTATCGCCGATCAGGATCCAGCCTTTCAGGAGAAACTAGCGGATGTCGATCGAGCATCTCTTCATGTTCCGATTCCTCCGCAGACCTTTCTCAAATTCTTTTCCCTATGAAACAAACAGGCAGATAGAGAAGAGGAAACAAGGGATCTACGCATCTATTTTTCTAGCCTTCTTTGGCAAAGGAATAAACGATCAGAAAGGTATACGCGCATTGCGTAACAACCTTCGATGCCCTTCGTTTTCTTGTTTTCGCCTTGTCTTGTTCCCGATGAATGCGTTCGGAAATGCGTTGCTTAAATCCCCCGATCACCAACCCCTAAATTTTCGACTCCTTTCAATCTCGATCGCTCCAACTTACTTCGATCAGTTCTTTCAAAGACATCGacataataacaataataataataataaaaagaagaaagagaaaatatcgtgACCATCTCGTTCTCTCTTTGATATCTCATATCGTTACCTAACGAATGTTATCATATGCTTTTCGATTTTTCCGACGCCAAACAAAATGAACGAAGTGTAATAACATGGCACAAATTCGTGTGTATCGTGAATCGTAGAATTAGCTGTGTGTGTTCGTTCTTTATCTACTTGTAATCGTACAACAATATGACACTCACTACCCTTCTCAAAATGgaaaaaactttttcattCGACTTTTAAAGAAAAGTTgaagcaaaataaaaattttgtgtCAACTTTATTTTAAGTGaacgaatattttatgtttatccATCGAAGCGTCTTTACATAAATTACGTTGATTAAATGTAACGAACATTGATCTTATTGCAAAATTTCTGTGAAAGACACATAATTATCAGCGATGGTACTACATACTTATTCAAACGTTACTTATTGAGAACGTATTtatgatatatgtatgtgtgaaatttattttggaACGGTATTGTTTATTACAACGAAGTTAAATACGTTACAGTTCCCGATagttttatcgatatttctcTCATCCATTTaaatcgatatttattttttaattacttttgtAATATTACTTATTACCAATTTTGCGTCTATTTTGTACacttacatattttatatagccttttttgttttgtatatCAGCATCATCGTCATCA from Bombus huntii isolate Logan2020A chromosome 5, iyBomHunt1.1, whole genome shotgun sequence includes the following:
- the LOC126866186 gene encoding uncharacterized protein LOC126866186 isoform X1 — protein: MSLNFTHIQQTSCILRWLILIQFTVNSIIKNTRKETIVKVTDWLRGIWEMRRQTGPVQQWIDSIPSPIKSNFSMKNDNQGESSSKKPNISLALTEPKDIPYSMRTKQLTMTVSAPINVPNTTSNNTTGLHSSLPHKLVRDPSLQSDSSHCSSVESLLELRKADPEAILLGLGFGGCSSSPQENGSFSRIPKRFLQPSKLKGIAINDFMKQQQETSESFDSVSLGYRGLTGSPYVAPSEIVQKIMQRLREHESHEHDPYAMYNSYEQYSPLHCGGTLSVLSPDSRQFLERPRSKSPDMRNKRMIIGQKSFAFGHDGDLIEIDPSNEKRSFESIPSNDSNAVENSEVSNDLADNNNEVYEQTPIQKKILPKRLFFNDSTELNDTDVSLSVKVFEESEDQQNENLNKNTDYKDDIFPNTVSENVSDIRRASDGFYDMKDGKISMVNKRRHSDGFVQTTEHVDDTVLARRRKTLKRQSRISDTDAVNYCNVNFSQSDTAQCMGMKCNTNKNVHEVCNQESVSTKFPRLKNETKNYDVNECAEKLLEGMYKSAEDSLSKNKQGNKNEYYVEETKLVEQVCTDKGEKTTCCCHSGTKKYWKKMEKIIQENKNLETMVTKSRREMAEIREMLNNVLSVRLEPGF
- the LOC126866186 gene encoding uncharacterized protein LOC126866186 isoform X3, whose translation is MRRQTGPVQQWIDSIPSPIKSNFSMKNDNQGESSSKKPNISLALTEPKDIPYSMRTKQLTMTVSAPINVPNTTSNNTTGLHSSLPHKLVRDPSLQSDSSHCSSVESLLELRKADPEAILLGLGFGGCSSSPQENGSFSRIPKRFLQPSKLKGIAINDFMKQQQETSESFDSVSLGYRGLTGSPYVAPSEIVQKIMQRLREHESHEHDPYAMYNSYEQYSPLHCGGTLSVLSPDSRQFLERPRSKSPDMRNKRMIIGQKSFAFGHDGDLIEIDPSNEKRSFESIPSNDSNAVENSEVSNDLADNNNEVYEQTPIQKKILPKRLFFNDSTELNDTDVSLSVKVFEESEDQQNENLNKNTDYKDDIFPNTVSENVSDIRRASDGFYDMKDGKISMVNKRRHSDGFVQTTEHVDDTVLARRRKTLKRQSRISDTDAVNYCNVNFSQSDTAQCMGMKCNTNKNVHEVCNQESVSTKFPRLKNETKNYDVNECAEKLLEGMYKSAEDSLSKNKQGNKNEYYVEETKLVEQVCTDKGEKTTCCCHSGTKKYWKKMEKIIQENKNLETMVTKSRREMAEIREMLNNVLSVRLEPGF
- the LOC126866186 gene encoding uncharacterized protein LOC126866186 isoform X2, with the translated sequence MDPENTRKETIVKVTDWLRGIWEMRRQTGPVQQWIDSIPSPIKSNFSMKNDNQGESSSKKPNISLALTEPKDIPYSMRTKQLTMTVSAPINVPNTTSNNTTGLHSSLPHKLVRDPSLQSDSSHCSSVESLLELRKADPEAILLGLGFGGCSSSPQENGSFSRIPKRFLQPSKLKGIAINDFMKQQQETSESFDSVSLGYRGLTGSPYVAPSEIVQKIMQRLREHESHEHDPYAMYNSYEQYSPLHCGGTLSVLSPDSRQFLERPRSKSPDMRNKRMIIGQKSFAFGHDGDLIEIDPSNEKRSFESIPSNDSNAVENSEVSNDLADNNNEVYEQTPIQKKILPKRLFFNDSTELNDTDVSLSVKVFEESEDQQNENLNKNTDYKDDIFPNTVSENVSDIRRASDGFYDMKDGKISMVNKRRHSDGFVQTTEHVDDTVLARRRKTLKRQSRISDTDAVNYCNVNFSQSDTAQCMGMKCNTNKNVHEVCNQESVSTKFPRLKNETKNYDVNECAEKLLEGMYKSAEDSLSKNKQGNKNEYYVEETKLVEQVCTDKGEKTTCCCHSGTKKYWKKMEKIIQENKNLETMVTKSRREMAEIREMLNNVLSVRLEPGF
- the LOC126866210 gene encoding 18S rRNA aminocarboxypropyltransferase isoform X1, which gives rise to MSSHRKKNRKRILTRRPRHVIGKEEKYRQERDKSDKEDEVSEKEEEEWSLPFPVAMWDLEHCDPKKCSGKKLVRHGLVKILRLGARFSGLVLTPIGEKCVSPTDRDIIQDYGCAVVDCSWARLDDTPFNRMKTPNPRLLPFLVAANPINYGRPCQLSCVEAIAATLIITGFPEEANFFLGKFSWGHSFLQLNGELLKKYSLCTNAKEIISVQEKFLIDARKEKLNRHVVSDFPPTDSETEEEEEEEEEVGEKEEEGKEETVPVNIISKIDELVKDTKIV
- the LOC126866210 gene encoding 18S rRNA aminocarboxypropyltransferase isoform X2, whose translation is MWDLEHCDPKKCSGKKLVRHGLVKILRLGARFSGLVLTPIGEKCVSPTDRDIIQDYGCAVVDCSWARLDDTPFNRMKTPNPRLLPFLVAANPINYGRPCQLSCVEAIAATLIITGFPEEANFFLGKFSWGHSFLQLNGELLKKYSLCTNAKEIISVQEKFLIDARKEKLNRHVVSDFPPTDSETEEEEEEEEEVGEKEEEGKEETVPVNIISKIDELVKDTKIV